One region of Sphingomonas abietis genomic DNA includes:
- the apaG gene encoding Co2+/Mg2+ efflux protein ApaG — MKALFPFEAVTGSVTVRVSVSYLPEQSEPAHGRWFWSYHIRIENGGDRAVQLLTRHWIITDGRGAVAEVVGEGVVGDQPVVEPGESYDYVSGCPLKTPTGSMQGSYGMIGADGEPFDAAIPMFPLHAPATAR, encoded by the coding sequence ATGAAGGCGCTCTTCCCGTTCGAAGCGGTGACGGGAAGCGTGACCGTGCGCGTGTCGGTGAGCTATCTGCCCGAACAGTCCGAGCCGGCGCATGGCCGCTGGTTCTGGTCCTATCATATCCGGATCGAGAATGGCGGCGACCGGGCGGTGCAATTGCTCACTCGCCACTGGATCATCACCGATGGGCGCGGCGCCGTCGCCGAAGTGGTCGGCGAGGGCGTCGTCGGCGATCAGCCGGTCGTCGAGCCGGGCGAGAGCTATGATTATGTTTCGGGCTGTCCGCTCAAGACGCCGACCGGATCGATGCAGGGGAGCTATGGCATGATCGGCGCGGATGGCGAGCCGTTCGATGCCGCGATCCCGATGTTCCCGCTCCACGCACCGGCGACCGCGCGATGA
- a CDS encoding F0F1 ATP synthase subunit B family protein, which yields MSVSSTNMMAHVAQVDLEHEMNFHGLTAPFFVALSMVVVLVIVWKAGGFQSLGRGLDNRIATIRRQLDEAAALRAEAEALRAEAQAQAAAAHKDAETILAHAKIEADQLVAQARLDADELIVRRAKMAEDKIAAAERAAIADVRARTAAAATTAAASLIAQKHDAGTDKLLVAQTIAGIH from the coding sequence ATGAGCGTTTCGTCCACGAACATGATGGCCCATGTCGCGCAGGTCGACCTTGAGCATGAGATGAACTTCCACGGCCTGACGGCGCCGTTCTTCGTGGCGCTGTCCATGGTGGTGGTGCTGGTTATCGTGTGGAAGGCCGGCGGCTTCCAGTCGCTGGGCCGGGGGCTCGACAACCGGATCGCGACGATCCGCCGCCAGCTCGACGAGGCCGCGGCCTTACGGGCCGAGGCGGAGGCACTGCGCGCCGAGGCCCAAGCCCAGGCCGCCGCGGCGCACAAGGATGCCGAGACGATCCTGGCCCATGCCAAGATCGAGGCCGACCAGTTGGTCGCCCAGGCGCGGCTCGACGCCGATGAACTGATCGTGCGCCGTGCCAAGATGGCAGAGGACAAGATCGCCGCTGCCGAGCGTGCCGCGATCGCCGACGTGCGCGCCAGGACGGCCGCCGCCGCCACGACTGCCGCCGCAAGCCTGATCGCGCAGAAGCACGATGCCGGCACCGACAAGCTGCTGGTCGCGCAGACCATCGCCGGTATCCACTGA
- a CDS encoding LysR family transcriptional regulator → MKRTHLPLNGLRVLDAAARHLSFTRAADELAVTPAAVGQQIRALEDTLGVVLFRRTTRGLELTPEGEAGLDALRQGFLQFEEAVRAMQAGQSSKTLTIAAPRDFSAKWLAPKLADYARSDPDLRFVLLSSDDGLDFTQANLDLAVCLSSAKGEHEGVALGAAGFLTVGAEGGADTTIAWPGCPGEEAKAAGVTVGDAGLALDAAAAGFGRATVPALLAEADLASGRLVRFGEKASDETYWLIAPLPQWRQKKVRSLVTALTA, encoded by the coding sequence ATGAAGCGGACCCATCTCCCGCTCAACGGCCTGCGCGTGCTCGATGCCGCCGCGCGCCATCTGAGCTTTACCCGCGCCGCCGACGAGCTGGCGGTGACGCCGGCCGCGGTCGGCCAGCAGATCCGGGCGCTGGAGGATACGCTGGGCGTCGTCCTGTTCCGCCGCACGACGCGCGGTCTGGAACTGACGCCGGAGGGCGAGGCCGGTCTCGATGCCCTGCGGCAAGGCTTTTTGCAGTTCGAGGAGGCGGTTCGTGCGATGCAGGCGGGCCAGTCGTCCAAGACGCTGACGATCGCGGCACCGCGGGATTTCTCCGCCAAATGGCTGGCGCCCAAGCTCGCCGACTATGCCCGGAGCGATCCGGACCTGCGCTTCGTGCTGCTCTCGTCCGATGACGGGCTGGATTTCACCCAGGCCAATCTCGATCTCGCAGTCTGCCTGTCGAGCGCCAAGGGCGAGCATGAGGGCGTCGCGCTGGGTGCGGCCGGGTTTCTGACGGTGGGGGCCGAAGGCGGCGCCGATACCACCATCGCCTGGCCCGGCTGCCCCGGCGAGGAGGCCAAGGCGGCCGGCGTGACGGTTGGCGATGCCGGGCTCGCGCTCGATGCCGCCGCAGCGGGCTTCGGCCGGGCGACGGTGCCGGCGCTGCTCGCGGAGGCCGATCTCGCGAGCGGGCGGCTGGTCCGCTTCGGCGAGAAGGCGTCGGACGAGACTTACTGGCTGATCGCGCCGCTGCCGCAATGGCGGCAGAAGAAGGTGCGTTCGCTGGTCACGGCGTTGACCGCCTGA
- a CDS encoding F0F1 ATP synthase subunit B family protein, with translation MPQIDQIASIYASQLLWLLVVFAIIYFVIGRGMLPKIEGTIHARNDKITGDLTAAEKARDEAAATQDRYVAEMDAAHRGAHDSVQAAKDVAIRDAEVKLKAAHDEVAARVAHAELAIAEARGRALGEIENVAADAVRDIVVRLSGISVEEGEALSAVRASLAA, from the coding sequence ATGCCTCAAATCGATCAGATCGCTTCGATCTACGCTTCCCAGCTGCTCTGGCTGCTGGTGGTGTTCGCCATCATCTATTTCGTGATCGGCCGGGGCATGCTCCCCAAGATTGAAGGCACCATCCACGCCCGCAACGACAAGATCACCGGCGATCTCACCGCTGCCGAAAAGGCACGCGATGAGGCCGCGGCGACGCAGGATCGCTATGTCGCCGAAATGGACGCCGCACACCGTGGTGCCCATGATTCGGTGCAGGCCGCCAAGGATGTCGCGATCCGCGACGCCGAGGTGAAGCTGAAGGCGGCGCACGACGAGGTGGCGGCCCGCGTCGCCCATGCCGAACTCGCCATCGCCGAGGCGCGCGGCCGCGCGCTCGGTGAGATCGAGAATGTCGCCGCGGACGCGGTGCGCGATATCGTCGTGCGCCTGTCCGGCATCAGCGTGGAGGAGGGCGAGGCGCTCTCCGCCGTCCGCGCCAGCCTGGCCGCTTGA
- the recO gene encoding DNA repair protein RecO: MLIRATAIVCAVRAHGEHGAVARLLTPEDGLLPGYVRGGHARRMRPVLQAGNLVAAEYRARSEEQLAALTVELLHSRAGLFAEPLPAAAIEWVTALTAVTLPEGLSYPRLHAALDAVLSAIEAAPSARGWAGALVRYELLLLSELGFGLDLASCAASGAVEDLAWVSPKSGQAVSREAGAPYADRLLPLPRFLLAGGEAGWDDVRQALRLTGFFLERDLLSGPRRSVLDARERLLGRVRRLAEG, from the coding sequence ATGCTGATCCGTGCCACCGCCATCGTCTGCGCCGTTCGTGCCCATGGCGAGCATGGTGCCGTCGCGCGCCTGCTGACGCCGGAGGACGGGCTCCTGCCGGGCTATGTGCGTGGTGGCCACGCGCGGCGGATGCGGCCGGTGCTGCAGGCCGGCAACCTCGTCGCGGCGGAATATCGCGCGCGATCGGAGGAGCAGCTGGCCGCCCTGACCGTGGAACTGCTCCACAGCAGGGCAGGGCTGTTCGCCGAACCTCTGCCCGCGGCCGCGATCGAATGGGTGACGGCGCTGACTGCGGTGACGCTGCCCGAAGGCTTGTCCTATCCCCGCCTCCACGCGGCGCTCGATGCCGTGCTTTCGGCGATCGAGGCGGCGCCCTCGGCGCGCGGCTGGGCTGGCGCGCTGGTGCGCTACGAACTGTTGCTGCTTTCGGAGCTGGGTTTCGGCCTCGATCTCGCATCCTGTGCGGCGAGCGGCGCGGTCGAGGATCTGGCGTGGGTCAGCCCCAAGAGCGGCCAGGCAGTGTCGCGTGAAGCCGGGGCACCCTATGCCGATCGTCTGCTGCCGCTGCCGCGGTTCCTGCTGGCGGGCGGCGAGGCGGGGTGGGACGATGTGCGACAGGCGCTGCGCCTGACCGGCTTTTTCCTCGAACGCGATCTGTTGTCCGGCCCTCGCCGATCGGTGCTCGATGCGCGCGAGCGGCTGCTGGGCCGGGTCAGGCGGCTTGCCGAGGGCTGA
- the leuB gene encoding 3-isopropylmalate dehydrogenase, which produces MLIALLPGDGIGPEVIVEARRVLDAVCGDALAYEEAPVGAAGYRAEGHPLPPATLALAKRADAVLFGAVGDPSCDGLERHLRPEQAILGLRKELALFANLRPAKLFPELADASALRPEVAKAIDLMIVRETNGDVYFGEKGIRTTPAGRRQGYDIMSYDEDEVARIARVGFETAKARRGKLCSVDKANVLETSQLWRDVVIEIAADYPEIELSHMYVDNAAMQLVRDPGQFDVIVTGNLFGDILSDQASMCAGSIGMLPSATLDVNQKGLYEPIHGSAPDIAGQGKANPLATILSAAMMLRYSLGKDAAADRIEAAVAAALAAGHRTADLGGTTTTRDMADAVLAAL; this is translated from the coding sequence ATGCTGATCGCGCTGTTGCCCGGAGACGGGATCGGACCCGAAGTGATCGTCGAGGCCCGGCGCGTGCTCGATGCGGTGTGCGGCGATGCGCTCGCCTATGAGGAGGCGCCGGTCGGCGCGGCCGGTTATCGTGCGGAGGGGCACCCGCTGCCGCCGGCGACGCTCGCTCTGGCCAAGCGGGCGGATGCGGTGCTGTTCGGCGCGGTCGGCGATCCGTCGTGCGACGGGCTGGAGCGCCATCTGCGCCCCGAACAGGCGATCCTCGGCCTGCGCAAGGAACTGGCGCTGTTCGCCAATCTGCGCCCCGCCAAGCTTTTCCCCGAACTGGCGGACGCTTCCGCGCTGCGGCCCGAGGTAGCGAAGGCCATCGATCTGATGATCGTCCGCGAAACCAATGGCGACGTCTATTTCGGCGAGAAGGGCATCCGCACCACGCCGGCCGGTCGCCGCCAGGGCTATGACATCATGAGCTATGACGAGGACGAGGTGGCGCGCATCGCCCGGGTCGGCTTCGAGACGGCCAAGGCCCGGCGCGGCAAGCTCTGTTCGGTCGACAAGGCCAATGTGCTGGAGACCTCGCAGCTGTGGCGCGACGTGGTGATCGAGATCGCCGCCGACTATCCCGAGATCGAACTCAGCCACATGTATGTCGACAATGCCGCAATGCAGCTGGTGCGCGATCCGGGCCAGTTCGACGTGATCGTCACCGGCAACCTGTTCGGCGACATCCTCTCCGACCAGGCGAGCATGTGCGCGGGATCGATCGGGATGCTGCCGTCCGCGACGCTCGATGTGAACCAGAAGGGCCTGTACGAGCCGATCCACGGCTCGGCGCCGGATATTGCCGGGCAGGGCAAGGCCAATCCGCTGGCGACGATCCTCTCGGCGGCGATGATGCTGCGCTATTCGCTCGGCAAGGATGCGGCGGCGGATCGCATCGAGGCCGCCGTGGCGGCGGCGCTGGCAGCCGGCCATCGGACGGCGGATCTCGGCGGCACCACGACCACGCGCGACATGGCCGACGCGGTGCTCGCGGCGCTCTGA
- a CDS encoding glutathione peroxidase — protein sequence MTDLLAIPINTIDGHKTTLGAYAGNVLLVVNTASKCGLTPQYEGLEALYTKYKDDGFAVLGFPANDFAGQEPGSDEEIATFCTTNFAVDFPMFSKITVSGVDRHPLYSALIRAEPMAIGTKDFRTKLVGYGMTPNAEPEVLWNFEKFLIGRDGTVVGRFSPDMLPTDDVIVSAIERELHPSE from the coding sequence ATGACCGATCTTTTGGCGATCCCGATCAACACCATCGATGGCCACAAAACCACGCTCGGCGCCTATGCCGGCAACGTGTTGCTGGTGGTGAACACCGCCTCCAAATGCGGGCTGACCCCGCAATATGAGGGACTCGAGGCGCTCTACACCAAATATAAGGATGACGGCTTCGCCGTGCTCGGCTTCCCGGCCAATGATTTTGCTGGCCAGGAGCCCGGCAGCGACGAGGAGATCGCGACCTTCTGCACGACCAACTTCGCGGTCGATTTTCCGATGTTCTCCAAGATCACCGTGTCCGGCGTGGACCGCCACCCGCTCTATTCGGCGCTGATCCGCGCCGAGCCGATGGCGATCGGGACCAAGGATTTCCGCACCAAGCTCGTCGGCTACGGGATGACCCCGAACGCCGAGCCGGAAGTGCTGTGGAATTTCGAGAAGTTCCTGATCGGTCGCGATGGCACCGTCGTCGGCCGCTTCTCGCCCGACATGCTGCCGACCGACGACGTCATCGTCTCGGCGATCGAGCGGGAACTGCACCCGAGCGAATGA
- the uvrC gene encoding excinuclease ABC subunit UvrC, with translation MTETTDRFNEEKSAFTVRGSDQPDLEAGVAAIRNVLKTLPVRPGVYRMQDAKGDVLYVGKARALRNRVTNYTQVTRLPKRLLRMVSQTRSMTIVTTNTEAEALLLEAQLIKRFRPPYNVLLRDDKSFPFILLREDHAFPRVQKHRGARRAKGQYYGPFASAGSVTRTLNALQKLFLLRSCTDSFFQNRSRPCLLYQIKRCSAPCVDRIGKEDYAELVDDAKAFLAGKSTQVQKKLADQMSIAAEAMDFELAAVLRDRLRALTFIQGSQAINAEGVSDADVWAIHAKGATACIQAFFIRGGQNWGHRSFFPAHTTDVPEAEVLQSFLAQFYEEVPPARVVLIDRDLEEQALLADALGERAGRKIDLRRPQRGEQRRLLEQASRNAEEALDRHLAESTTQGKLLREMAELFELDGPPNRIEIYDNSHIMGTDMVGGMVVAGPEGMRKGAYRKFNIKRPETAPGDDFAMMREVLERRFARLEKEDPDRKSGEWPDLLLIDGGKGQVSAVCETLQEMGVEDVPIVGISKGPDRNAGREHFHLPDGRESMLPLNSPLLFYLQRLRDEAHRFAIGAHRTKRAKSFVSNPLDDVPGIGPARKKALLMHFGSAKAVRGAALQDLERAPGISSAMAQAIHDHFHPRG, from the coding sequence GTGACCGAGACGACCGACCGCTTCAACGAAGAGAAATCCGCCTTCACCGTCCGCGGATCGGATCAGCCCGATCTCGAAGCGGGCGTCGCCGCGATCCGCAACGTGCTGAAGACGCTGCCGGTTCGCCCCGGCGTCTATCGGATGCAGGATGCCAAGGGCGACGTGCTCTATGTCGGCAAGGCGCGGGCACTGCGCAACCGCGTGACCAATTACACCCAGGTCACGCGCCTGCCCAAGCGGCTGCTACGGATGGTCTCGCAGACGCGATCGATGACGATCGTCACCACCAATACCGAGGCCGAGGCGCTGCTGCTCGAGGCGCAACTGATCAAGCGCTTCCGGCCGCCTTACAACGTCCTGCTGCGCGACGACAAAAGCTTCCCGTTCATCCTGCTGCGCGAGGATCATGCCTTCCCGCGCGTGCAGAAGCATCGCGGCGCACGGCGCGCCAAGGGCCAATATTATGGCCCTTTCGCCAGCGCCGGCTCGGTGACGCGGACGCTCAACGCGCTCCAGAAACTGTTCCTGCTGCGCTCCTGCACCGACAGCTTCTTCCAGAACCGCTCGCGGCCCTGCCTGCTCTACCAGATCAAGCGCTGCTCGGCGCCGTGCGTGGATCGCATCGGCAAGGAGGATTATGCCGAGCTGGTCGACGATGCGAAGGCGTTCCTCGCCGGCAAATCGACCCAGGTGCAGAAGAAGCTCGCCGATCAGATGTCGATCGCGGCCGAAGCGATGGATTTCGAGCTGGCGGCGGTGCTGCGCGATCGGCTGCGCGCGCTGACTTTCATCCAGGGCAGCCAGGCGATCAACGCCGAGGGCGTGTCGGATGCCGACGTCTGGGCGATCCATGCCAAGGGCGCGACCGCGTGCATCCAGGCCTTCTTCATCCGCGGCGGCCAGAATTGGGGGCATCGCAGCTTCTTCCCGGCGCACACCACCGACGTGCCCGAGGCGGAGGTGCTGCAGAGCTTCCTCGCCCAATTCTACGAGGAGGTGCCGCCGGCGCGGGTGGTGCTGATCGATCGCGACCTGGAGGAGCAGGCGCTGCTCGCCGATGCGCTGGGTGAGCGGGCCGGGCGCAAGATCGATCTCCGCCGCCCGCAGCGCGGCGAGCAGCGGCGCCTGCTCGAACAGGCCAGCCGCAACGCGGAGGAGGCGCTCGACCGGCACCTCGCCGAATCGACCACACAGGGCAAGCTGCTGCGCGAGATGGCGGAGCTGTTCGAGCTGGACGGGCCGCCGAACCGCATCGAGATCTACGACAACAGCCACATCATGGGCACCGACATGGTCGGTGGCATGGTGGTCGCGGGCCCGGAGGGGATGCGCAAGGGCGCCTATCGCAAGTTCAACATCAAGCGGCCGGAGACCGCGCCCGGCGACGATTTCGCGATGATGCGCGAGGTGCTGGAGCGGCGTTTCGCGCGACTGGAGAAGGAGGATCCCGATCGCAAGTCCGGCGAATGGCCCGATCTGCTGCTGATCGACGGCGGCAAGGGCCAGGTCTCGGCGGTGTGCGAGACGCTGCAGGAGATGGGCGTCGAGGACGTGCCGATCGTCGGCATCTCCAAGGGGCCGGATCGCAACGCCGGGCGCGAGCATTTCCATTTGCCGGATGGTCGCGAATCGATGCTGCCGCTGAACTCGCCCTTGCTCTTCTATCTCCAGCGGCTGCGCGACGAGGCGCATCGCTTCGCGATCGGGGCGCATCGCACCAAGCGGGCCAAGAGCTTCGTCTCCAACCCGCTCGACGATGTTCCCGGCATCGGCCCGGCGCGCAAGAAGGCGCTGCTGATGCATTTCGGCTCGGCCAAGGCGGTGCGGGGCGCGGCGTTGCAGGATCTGGAGCGGGCGCCGGGCATTTCGAGCGCGATGGCGCAGGCGATCCACGACCATTTCCATCCGCGCGGCTGA
- the metZ gene encoding O-succinylhomoserine sulfhydrylase, which translates to MKRYTGQDRSVTTRWRPATQAVRGGTARSEFGETSEALFLTSGYAYDCAGDAAARFAGEQQGMTYSRLQNPTVEMLEQRIALLEGAEAARCMASGMAAMTAALLCQLEAGDHLVGGRAAFGSCRWLTDTLLPKFGIKTTIVDGRDPAAWEAAIRPETKVFFFETPANPTLDICDIQAICDIAKTHGITTVVDNAFASPVLQRPMEFGADVVAYSATKMMDGQGRVLAGAVAGREEFIEKTLLAFTRNTGPTLSAFNAWVVLKGLETLDLRVHRQSENALKVASFLETRVPKLLYPALASHPQHELAMRQMSAGGTIVALFLDGGRSQAHGLLDALQLVDISNNIGDSRSLMTHPASTTHASLSPEVKAEMGITEGMLRLSVGLEDPDDVIEDFDRALKVVGL; encoded by the coding sequence ATGAAGAGGTATACGGGACAGGATCGCAGCGTCACCACGCGCTGGCGACCGGCAACACAGGCAGTCCGCGGCGGGACCGCGCGCTCGGAATTCGGCGAGACGTCGGAGGCGCTCTTCCTGACCTCCGGCTACGCCTATGACTGCGCGGGCGACGCGGCGGCGCGTTTCGCCGGCGAGCAGCAGGGCATGACCTATTCGCGGCTCCAGAACCCGACGGTGGAGATGCTGGAACAGCGCATTGCCCTGCTCGAGGGCGCCGAGGCGGCGCGCTGCATGGCATCGGGCATGGCGGCGATGACGGCGGCGTTGCTCTGCCAGCTGGAAGCGGGCGACCATCTGGTCGGCGGGCGCGCGGCATTCGGCTCGTGCCGCTGGCTGACCGACACCCTGCTCCCCAAGTTCGGGATCAAGACGACGATCGTCGACGGCCGCGACCCTGCCGCGTGGGAAGCGGCGATCCGGCCCGAGACCAAGGTGTTCTTCTTCGAGACGCCGGCCAACCCGACGCTCGACATCTGCGATATCCAGGCGATCTGCGACATCGCGAAGACGCACGGCATCACCACCGTGGTGGACAATGCCTTCGCCTCGCCGGTACTCCAGCGTCCGATGGAGTTCGGCGCGGATGTCGTCGCTTATTCCGCCACCAAGATGATGGACGGGCAGGGCCGCGTGCTCGCCGGTGCCGTCGCCGGGCGCGAGGAATTCATCGAGAAGACCTTGCTCGCTTTCACCCGCAACACCGGGCCGACGCTCAGCGCGTTCAACGCCTGGGTGGTGCTGAAGGGACTGGAGACGCTCGATCTGCGCGTCCATCGCCAGAGCGAGAACGCGCTCAAGGTGGCGAGCTTCCTCGAGACGCGGGTGCCCAAGCTGCTCTATCCGGCGCTGGCCTCGCACCCCCAGCATGAACTGGCGATGCGGCAGATGTCGGCGGGCGGCACGATCGTCGCCTTGTTCCTCGATGGCGGCCGCAGCCAGGCCCATGGCCTGCTCGACGCGCTGCAGCTGGTCGATATCTCCAACAATATCGGCGACTCGCGCAGCCTGATGACGCATCCGGCCTCCACCACCCATGCCAGCCTTTCGCCGGAGGTGAAGGCCGAGATGGGGATCACCGAGGGGATGCTGCGCCTCTCGGTCGGGCTCGAAGATCCCGACGATGTGATCGAGGATTTCGACCGGGCGTTGAAGGTGGTCGGGCTATGA
- a CDS encoding M1 family metallopeptidase, which yields MRRTLSASLISLIAAPAFAADPPSPILTTPEARDVLSYADPKVARVTHVDLDLAADFKSHVMSGTATLDILAGKNARQIILDDKKLAIASITDGAGHALTWSVGPTDAYKGAPLTVQIGTARKIVIRYASSPDASALQWLPPELTAGKAKPYLFSQGESINNRSWIPTQDSPGIRQSWSAKITVPDGLMAVMSAERLTPNGEPAGPGRHSYRFRMDHNVPPYLIALAVGDLAFRPLGPRTGVYTEPAMLDKAARELSDTEKMVDAAEALYGPYRWGRYDILVLPPSFPFGGMENPTLTFATPTIITGDKSNVDVIAHELAHSWSGNLVTNATWSDSWLNEGFTTYFENRIDEAVYGKERAATLPDLSWDDLQDELKENPARASRLHGDPEDGAVDYTKGSTFLRTIEQAVGRPRFDAYLRSYFDRHAFQPQTTAGFLADLRANLIKGDHALEAKLQLDTWAYRPGLPGNAVHVTSATLARVDQDRKRFEMGAAASSIDVKGWSTQEWLRFLNGLPRQQPPERLIEMDKAFGLSASPNAYIRCAWLEIAIANHFEPAVPALEQHLTTVGRMLLVTPLYKALKAQGAWGMPIASRIFAKAKPTYHPVAQAAIERILAN from the coding sequence ATGCGTCGCACCCTGTCTGCCTCCCTCATCTCGCTGATCGCGGCGCCCGCCTTCGCGGCGGATCCGCCCTCGCCGATCCTGACGACGCCCGAAGCGCGCGACGTGCTGAGCTATGCCGATCCCAAGGTGGCGCGCGTCACCCATGTCGATCTCGATCTCGCCGCCGACTTCAAGTCGCATGTCATGTCGGGCACCGCGACGCTCGACATCCTCGCCGGCAAGAATGCCCGACAGATCATTCTTGACGACAAGAAGCTCGCCATCGCCAGCATCACCGATGGCGCCGGTCACGCCCTGACATGGTCGGTCGGCCCGACGGACGCCTATAAGGGCGCGCCGCTGACCGTGCAGATCGGCACTGCGCGCAAGATCGTGATCCGCTATGCGTCGAGCCCGGATGCCAGCGCGCTCCAGTGGCTGCCGCCCGAACTCACCGCCGGCAAGGCGAAGCCCTATCTGTTCAGCCAGGGCGAATCGATCAACAACCGCAGCTGGATCCCGACGCAGGACAGCCCCGGCATCCGCCAGAGCTGGTCGGCGAAGATCACCGTGCCCGATGGCCTGATGGCGGTGATGAGCGCCGAACGGCTGACCCCGAACGGCGAGCCGGCCGGTCCGGGCCGGCACAGCTATCGGTTCCGGATGGACCATAATGTCCCGCCCTATCTGATCGCGCTGGCGGTGGGCGATCTTGCCTTCCGGCCGCTCGGCCCGCGCACCGGCGTCTACACAGAGCCCGCGATGCTGGATAAAGCCGCGCGCGAGCTGTCCGACACCGAGAAGATGGTGGACGCTGCCGAGGCGCTCTACGGCCCCTATCGCTGGGGCCGCTACGATATCCTCGTGCTGCCGCCCTCCTTCCCGTTCGGCGGCATGGAGAATCCCACTCTCACCTTCGCCACGCCGACGATCATCACCGGCGACAAGTCCAATGTCGACGTGATCGCGCACGAGCTGGCGCACAGCTGGTCGGGCAATCTGGTCACCAATGCGACCTGGTCGGACAGCTGGCTCAACGAGGGCTTCACCACCTATTTCGAGAACCGCATCGACGAGGCGGTCTATGGCAAGGAGCGCGCGGCGACGCTCCCCGACCTCAGCTGGGACGATCTGCAGGACGAACTCAAGGAAAATCCGGCCCGCGCCTCGCGCCTGCATGGCGATCCGGAGGACGGCGCGGTCGACTACACCAAGGGCTCGACCTTCCTGCGGACGATCGAACAGGCGGTCGGCCGGCCGCGCTTCGACGCCTATCTGCGCTCCTATTTCGATCGCCACGCTTTCCAGCCGCAGACCACCGCCGGTTTCCTCGCCGATCTGCGCGCCAACCTGATCAAGGGCGATCATGCGCTGGAAGCAAAACTCCAGCTCGATACATGGGCCTATCGACCGGGGTTGCCGGGCAACGCCGTGCATGTCACCTCGGCGACGCTCGCGCGGGTGGATCAGGATCGCAAGCGCTTCGAGATGGGCGCTGCGGCCAGCTCGATCGACGTGAAGGGCTGGTCGACGCAGGAATGGCTGCGCTTCCTCAACGGTCTGCCGCGCCAGCAGCCCCCCGAGCGGCTGATCGAGATGGACAAGGCGTTCGGCCTCTCGGCATCGCCCAATGCCTATATCCGCTGCGCGTGGCTGGAGATCGCGATCGCCAACCATTTCGAGCCGGCGGTGCCGGCGCTGGAACAGCACCTGACGACGGTCGGCCGGATGCTGCTGGTGACGCCGCTCTACAAGGCGCTCAAGGCCCAGGGCGCATGGGGAATGCCGATCGCCAGCCGCATCTTCGCGAAGGCGAAACCGACCTACCATCCCGTCGCGCAGGCCGCGATCGAGCGGATCTTGGCCAACTGA
- a CDS encoding polysaccharide deacetylase family protein: protein MATGVFLTIDTEFTWRAHRDGASWLDNYARSIEPGGVGIAYQLATLAKHGLKACFFVDPLPALLFGIEPIRRIVGSIQEAGQEVQLHAHPMWLQADRRGGRRAEQRADQRADQRAEQGVAPQQPIRFEMTQFPEDEQRGLILRAAELLRQAGAPDPSAFRAGSFAANADTLRAVRRAGLRIDSSHNGSLMPWPCETGFPASAVAPLSAGPIVEVPVGLLDEGGGRLRHLQIGAVSLAEMRAALIHAEAEGSPLATLVGHSFELATRDGERANDIVRHRFDGLCGWLATMRDRFPTRFAAELIDVRLDVPATPCPISYATKLGRVAVQGWSNLRYERRL, encoded by the coding sequence ATGGCGACCGGCGTTTTCCTGACGATCGATACCGAATTCACCTGGCGCGCGCATCGGGACGGGGCGAGCTGGCTGGACAATTATGCCCGGTCGATCGAGCCGGGCGGGGTCGGTATCGCCTATCAGCTGGCGACCTTGGCGAAGCATGGGCTCAAGGCCTGTTTCTTCGTTGATCCGCTGCCCGCGCTGCTGTTCGGGATCGAGCCGATCCGTCGGATCGTCGGGAGCATACAGGAGGCCGGGCAGGAGGTGCAGCTCCATGCCCATCCGATGTGGTTGCAGGCGGATCGACGGGGTGGGCGACGGGCGGAGCAGCGGGCCGACCAGCGGGCGGACCAGCGCGCCGAGCAAGGCGTTGCCCCGCAGCAGCCGATACGCTTCGAGATGACCCAGTTTCCGGAAGATGAGCAGCGCGGGCTGATCCTGCGTGCCGCCGAATTGCTCCGGCAGGCTGGCGCACCCGATCCCAGCGCCTTTCGCGCGGGCAGTTTCGCCGCGAATGCCGATACTCTTCGGGCGGTTCGGCGGGCGGGGCTGCGGATCGACAGCAGCCATAATGGCAGCCTGATGCCCTGGCCCTGCGAAACCGGCTTTCCGGCGAGCGCGGTCGCCCCGTTGAGCGCCGGGCCGATCGTGGAGGTGCCGGTCGGCCTGCTCGACGAGGGCGGGGGCAGGCTGCGGCATCTCCAGATCGGCGCGGTCTCGTTGGCCGAAATGCGCGCGGCGCTGATCCACGCCGAGGCGGAGGGATCGCCGCTGGCAACGCTGGTCGGGCACAGTTTCGAGCTGGCGACGCGGGATGGCGAGCGGGCCAATGACATTGTTCGCCATCGCTTCGACGGTCTCTGTGGCTGGCTCGCCACGATGCGCGATCGCTTCCCGACCCGCTTCGCGGCAGAATTGATCGACGTGCGGCTCGATGTCCCGGCAACGCCCTGCCCGATATCCTATGCCACCAAGCTGGGCCGGGTGGCGGTGCAGGGCTGGTCGAACCTCCGCTATGAGCGGCGCCTCTAG